The DNA sequence GGAGCCGCGGCGGCCGGCGGGGGAACGTCAGGCTTGATCGGTTCGCGCGTAGGCCGTGAGCGCCCGCAGCCGGGCGTTCGCGGCCATCGTGCGTACCAGGGCGGTGTGCACCGAGGCGATGGCCGGGTACGCGATCCGCCAGTACCGGCGGAACTTCACCCAGCTTTCCGGGTCGGTCAGCGCCACCCGGGTGTGCACGGTGAGCAGCGTGCGGTGCGGGCCGTAGGCGAAGGTGGACACAGCCAAGACGATCTTGCCGTAGCCGGGCTCTTCGAACGCCGCGAAGTCCTCGGCCTCGACCCGGCGCCACTGGACCACCGGGCGCCAGAACTTGCCTGCGACGCCGAGTGCGAACTCCCGGCTCGGCTGGTCGCCGAGCAGGGCCCACGGTGAACCGGCGTCGAGGTCGTCGGCGGTGAGGCGGGTGGGGTGACGCGGCGGGCCGTGCCGTCGGTTGTGCCGGCGCTCGGGGAGCATGCGCAGCCACCCCGCGACGGACACCACCCCGCCGCGGACGTCGGTGAAGTCGAGTGCGCGCGCCGCCGCGTAGGTCTCCTACACCGGCGCGTCGACGATGGTGTTGCGCACCAGCGAGAAGTGCGGGTGCGGCAGGTAGCGGTCGATCAAGAGGTCTCGTCCGGTCATCACCCCAGCGTCGGTGACGGCGCCGCCCGCGGCAGGAAGCGGAAGTCCGGTACCCGGCGGATTTGGTCCCCGGCGGAAGGGACTTCGTGCTCTGACCGGCGAGTACGCGACGCGCCATGCTGGGCGCGAGAACCGTGACCACAGGAGGAAACCGATGACCGCAACCGCGAACCGGCCGGTGGTCGCCGGGGTGGACGCCTCGACGGCGTCAGTCCCCGCGATCCGCTGGGCGGCGCAGGAAGCCCGTCGCCGTGACTCCACGCTGCGGCTGGTGCACGCCTGCATCCTCGAAGGCCGGGCCCCGCTGGCGGGCGGCGACTCGGACCTGCTCCTCGAGCACACCGGCCGCTGGCTCCGGCGCGGTGCCGGGATCGCCCGTGAAGCGGCGCCGGGTGTCCGGGTCGAGGTCTCCCTCGAAGTCGGGCTCGCCGTCGACCTGCTGCTCGCCGGGTCGGCCGACGCGGCGGTCGTCGTCCTCGGCTCCCACGGCCTCGGCGGCCTGCGTGGCGCCTTGATCGGCTCGGTGGCCCTGCGGATCGCGGCCGGGGCGGCGTGCCCGGTCGTGGTCGTGCGGGGGCACGCCGACCCACGCGGCCCCGTGGTCGTCGGCCTGGACGCGACCGGGTCGAGCGAGCACGCGCTGCGGTTCGCCCTCGACGAGGCGGCGGCGCGCCACGCGCCCGTGCTCGTCGTGCACGCCTTCACCGACGGCACCGAGCCCACCGAACAGCGGGGCCTGGAAGCGCGGGTCGCGAGCTGGGCCCGGAAGTACCCGGCGCTGACGATCTCCTCGCGCGCCGTGCGGGAGCACAACCCCTCGCACGCGCTGCTGCACGCGGCACCCGCGGCCCAGCTGATCGTCGTCGGCACGCGCGGCCGCGGTCCGGTCGCGGGCGGGCTGCTCGGCTCGACCGGCAACGCCCTGCTCTCGCACGCGGCCTGCCCGGTCGCGGTCGTGCACTGAACGAGAGGAACGCCGTGAAGGCACAGGACATCATGACGCGGCCGGTCGTGCGGGTCGGCCCGGGAACGTCGGTGCGCGAGGCCATCGTACTGCTCACCGAGCACTGCGTCGCGGCTCTGCCGGTGGTGGGTACCGACGACGCGGTGCTCGGCATGTTCACCGAGGCGGACGCGCTCCGCAGCGGTGTCGCCGGAAAGGGCCCCGAGCCCGACGTCCTGGTGTGCTCGGCGATGACCGTGCCCGCCGAGACCGTCGGGCTCGACACCGACGTCGGCGAGATCGCCCGGCGCATGCTGGGCGACCGGCTGCGCAGCATCCCCGTGGTGGACGACGGGGTGCTCGTCGGGATCATCAGCCGCCGCGACATGCTCACCCCGCTGGTGCGCCAGGACGACTCGATCGCCTCGCACCTCAACGCGCTGCTCACCGACTACTCGGGTCACCGCGACCGCTGGACGATCTCGGTCACCGGCGGAATGGTGACCATCCGCGGCGCCTTCTCCGACGAGGCCGAGCGCCGGGTGGTGACCGCTCTCGCGAAGACGGTCCACGGGGTGCTCGACGTCGAGCTGTGGGAAGAGACCTCGGTGACTTTCGGCGGGACTCCCGGGGTCGTTGGCCCCTAAGCCGGGGGCCCCGCCCGCGTGAGGCTGGAAGCATGAAAATCCTCGTGACGGTGGCCACCCGGCATGGTGCCACCAGGGAAATCGCCGAGACCATCGCCGCCACGGCCGGCTCCGCGCTGACCGACGCCGGGGTGGCGTCCCAGATCGAAGTCCGTGACGCGAGCCTGGTGACTTCGGTCGACGGCTTCGACGCCGTGGTCCTCGGCTCGGCCGTCTACATGGGACACTGGCTGGACGCCGCCACCGAGTTCGCCGGCAGGTTCACCGACGAGCTGCGTGTCCTGCCGGTCTGGGTGTTCTCCAGCGGCCCGGTCGGTGACCACCCGGCCGACGAACCGGGCAACGCCGCCGACACGGTGATGCGGCTCGGGGCCCGGGGGCACCGGCTCTTCGGCGGCAAGATCGACCGCCACACGCTGCACCTGCCGGAGCGGGCGATGGTCGCCGCGCTGCGGGTCAAGGACGGCGACTACCGCGACTGGCCGTCGATCCGGGCTTGGGGCCGGGAAATCGGCGCGACCATCGCGGTGACCGAAGTCGCCGGGAGCGCGTCGTGACCGCCCCGCGCGCCTATCCGGTCCGGGTCGAAGCGACCTTGGACGAACCGCTGTCGCGCGGTCTGTGGCTGGTCAAGTGGCTGCTGGCGATCCCGCACTACGTTGTGCTGGCGTTCCTGTGGTTCGCCTACCCGTTCGTCACCATCGCGGCGTTCTTCGCGATCCTGGTGACCGGCCGTTATCCCCGTCCGCTGTTCGCCTTCACCTCGGGTGTGCTGCGCTGGAGCTGGCGGGTGCAGTTCTACTCCTACGCCGCGCTGGGGACCGACCGGTATCCGCCGTTCACCTTCGCCGACGTCCCGGACTACCCGGCCCGGCTCGAAATCGCCTACCCCGAAAAGCTTTCGCGCGGCCTGGTGCTCGTGAAGTGGTGGCTACTGGCCCTCCCGCACTTCGTGATCATCGGCCTGTTCGCCGGCGGCGGCAGCTGGCTGGCCTTCGGCAACGGCAACGACGATGGCTTCAACTGGGCCGCCGGCGGTCTCGTCGGCGTGCTGGTGCTGGTCGCCGGGGTGGTGCTGCTGTTCACCGGCCGCTACCCGCGGCCGATCTTCGACTTCGTGCTCGGCATGGACCGCTGGGTGCTGCGCGTCGCGGCCTACGTGTCGCTGATGACCGACGAGTACCCGCCGTTCCGGCTCGACATGGGCGGCACCGAGGCCGGCGTCGAGCCGCCGCACCCGCAGCCGCACCCGGTCCGGGCGGGGAACTGGACCGCCGGGCGGATCGTCGCCGTGGTCTCCGGCGCGGTGCTGGTGCTCGGCGCGGCGGGCCTGCTGACCGGCGGCGGCACGCTGCTGTGGGCCGATCGCACGCAGCGTGACGCCGACGGCTACCTCACGGCGTCGGCCACGGTCGTCGCGAGCGGCTACGCCGTCGCGACGGATCCGGTGCAGGTGACCGGGGCGCCGGACGTCTTCGCGGCCGTCGGTGACGTCCGGCTCCGCGCGACCACCACCGACGGCCGCCCGGTCTTCGTGGGCATCGGCCGTTCCGCCGACGTCGCCGGCTACCTGGCCGCGGCCGAGTACACGACATTGGGTGGCGTGTCCGGCAACCGCTCCGGCGACCGGGTGCACCCCGGTGGTGCCCCCGCGACCTCACCGGGTGACGCCGGGGTGTGGGCCGCGAAGGCCTCCGGCGACGGCACGCAGAGCGTCGCCTGGCCGGCGAACGACGGGGAGTGGACCGCCGTGGTGATGAACGCCGACGGCTCGCGCGGGATCTCCGTGCGCGCCGAGGCCGGAGCCACCGTGCCCGCCCTCGGCTGGGTCGCCCTCGGCCTGCTGATCGCCGGAGCCGTGTTCCTGGCCGGCGGTGCCCTGCTCATCGGGTTCGGCGCGCACCGCGCGTCGCGGCGCCCGGAAGCCCCTCGTACCCCCGAACCATCCACTGTGGACATGTGAGGAAGGAAGACCGATGCACGCACAGCCGGGCGACTGGCTCGTCGTCAAGGGCCCGCGGGTCGACGCACCCGGGCAGCGCGGCCGAATCCTGGAGGTCCACTCGGCCGACGGCACTCCGCCGTACGTCGTCCGCTGGACGGCCGACGACCACGTGTCGACGGTCTTCCCCGGCCCCGACGCGATCGTGCTGACCGCCGACGAAGAACGGGCCGCCGGGGAACAGGCCCGCACCCGGTACGCCCGGGTGCAGCGGTTCATCCACGAGGAGGACGGTCATGCACGGGTTCACTGACGGCGCGGTCGTCGCCGGGATCGACGGCTCCACCTCGGCGGTGCAGGCCGCCCTCTGGGCCGGAGCCGAGGCCGCCCGCCGAGGCCGCCCGCTGCGGCTGGTGCAGATCTACACCCTGCCGCAGGTGAGCGTCCCAGGAGGCTTCGGTTCGCCGGACCAGGTCCGCGAGGGCTTGGCGCAGCGGGCCGGAGAATGGCTGGCCGAAGCGCGGGCCGCGGTGCTCGCCGAGCACCCGGGCCTCGAGATCACCACAGCCGCCCGGGAATGGAGCCCGGTCACCGCGTTGACGCAGGAGTCGCAGCACGCCGAGCTGGTCGTGCTGGGCTCGCGCGGGCTGGGCGGGTTCACCGGCCTGCTTGTCGGCTCCACGGCCGTGTCGGTGGTGGCGCACGCGCACTGCCCGATCGTCGTGGTCCGCGGCCGGACACCGCACGACCCGCCGCCGGCCACCGGGCCGGTGCTCGTCGGAGCCGACGGCTCACCCGACAGCGACGCCGCCCTGGCGTTCGCCTGCGAGGAGGCGCGGCTGCGCGGCACCGGGCTCATCGCCGTGCACACCTGGAGCGACGTCTTCGCCGACGGCGTGCTGCGGCCGCACCCGCTGCAGGAGAACCCGGTCGAGATCGCGGCCGAGGAGCGCGCCAAACTCGCCGAGCAGGTCGTGGGCTGGCAGCGGAAGTATCCGGACCTGGAGATCGAGTTCGAGGTCACCCGCGGCCGCCCGGTCCGCACCCTGCTCGCGCGGGGCGAGCACGCCCAGCTGATCGTGGTCGGCTGCCGCGGCCGCGGCGGGTTCACCGGCATGCTGCTCGGCTCGACGAGCCAGGCGCTCATCGCGCACTCGCCGTGCCCGGTGGCCGCCGTCCGGCCCCAGCAGACCGAGGGCGGGTCGTGAGGACCCTGCGGACCTCCGCCACGATGCGCCTGCTGGCCACCTTCGAGACGTTGATCGCCGCGAGCGCGGTGTACGGCGGGATCTCGCTGATCGTCGGCGCGCCGGGGTTCACGATGCCCGTCGAGTGGCTGGCGCCGCTCGGCCTGACCAGCTGGGTGCTGCCGGGGATCGCGCTGGTGCTCGTGATCGGCGGGACGCTGGCGTGGGCGTCGGTGTTCGCCTGGCGGATCGACTTCCGCGCGCCGGTCGCGGCCCTGGCCGCCTGCGGAGTGCTCACCGGCTGGCTGGCAATCCAGTTCGGGGTGATCGGCGTACGGGCCCCCGTGCAGTGGGTGACCGTCGGACTGCTGGCCGTCCTGCTCGGGCTGGCGCTGCTGGCCCGGCGCCGGCCGGCGACGTCGTGAAACCCGCCAAAGTCCCCGGGATCCCGCCGCAGCTGCCGCTGGACGCGGCCCGGGACCTGATGGACCTGCACCGGATCGACCACCTCCCGGTCGTCGAGGCCCGCCACTGCGTACTGCCTGGCCAGGCTCGCGTGGTGGACGGACGCGTGGCCCGGGTGGCGGCCTTGCCCGCCGGACCGGCGCGCGACCAGGCCGTACACGACGTCCGGAAGGCCGCCAAGCCGGAACTGCGGGCGTTCCAGGACCTGCTCGGCGAATTCCAGGACGCCGAAGCGGCCACGGCCGCGCGCTGCTCGGCCGAGCTCCCCGCCGCGT is a window from the Amycolatopsis sp. NBC_00355 genome containing:
- a CDS encoding DUF1918 domain-containing protein; the protein is MHAQPGDWLVVKGPRVDAPGQRGRILEVHSADGTPPYVVRWTADDHVSTVFPGPDAIVLTADEERAAGEQARTRYARVQRFIHEEDGHARVH
- a CDS encoding universal stress protein; this translates as MHGFTDGAVVAGIDGSTSAVQAALWAGAEAARRGRPLRLVQIYTLPQVSVPGGFGSPDQVREGLAQRAGEWLAEARAAVLAEHPGLEITTAAREWSPVTALTQESQHAELVVLGSRGLGGFTGLLVGSTAVSVVAHAHCPIVVVRGRTPHDPPPATGPVLVGADGSPDSDAALAFACEEARLRGTGLIAVHTWSDVFADGVLRPHPLQENPVEIAAEERAKLAEQVVGWQRKYPDLEIEFEVTRGRPVRTLLARGEHAQLIVVGCRGRGGFTGMLLGSTSQALIAHSPCPVAAVRPQQTEGGS
- a CDS encoding universal stress protein; the encoded protein is MTATANRPVVAGVDASTASVPAIRWAAQEARRRDSTLRLVHACILEGRAPLAGGDSDLLLEHTGRWLRRGAGIAREAAPGVRVEVSLEVGLAVDLLLAGSADAAVVVLGSHGLGGLRGALIGSVALRIAAGAACPVVVVRGHADPRGPVVVGLDATGSSEHALRFALDEAAARHAPVLVVHAFTDGTEPTEQRGLEARVASWARKYPALTISSRAVREHNPSHALLHAAPAAQLIVVGTRGRGPVAGGLLGSTGNALLSHAACPVAVVH
- a CDS encoding flavodoxin domain-containing protein produces the protein MKILVTVATRHGATREIAETIAATAGSALTDAGVASQIEVRDASLVTSVDGFDAVVLGSAVYMGHWLDAATEFAGRFTDELRVLPVWVFSSGPVGDHPADEPGNAADTVMRLGARGHRLFGGKIDRHTLHLPERAMVAALRVKDGDYRDWPSIRAWGREIGATIAVTEVAGSAS
- a CDS encoding CBS domain-containing protein, encoding MKAQDIMTRPVVRVGPGTSVREAIVLLTEHCVAALPVVGTDDAVLGMFTEADALRSGVAGKGPEPDVLVCSAMTVPAETVGLDTDVGEIARRMLGDRLRSIPVVDDGVLVGIISRRDMLTPLVRQDDSIASHLNALLTDYSGHRDRWTISVTGGMVTIRGAFSDEAERRVVTALAKTVHGVLDVELWEETSVTFGGTPGVVGP
- a CDS encoding DUF4389 domain-containing protein, with the translated sequence MTAPRAYPVRVEATLDEPLSRGLWLVKWLLAIPHYVVLAFLWFAYPFVTIAAFFAILVTGRYPRPLFAFTSGVLRWSWRVQFYSYAALGTDRYPPFTFADVPDYPARLEIAYPEKLSRGLVLVKWWLLALPHFVIIGLFAGGGSWLAFGNGNDDGFNWAAGGLVGVLVLVAGVVLLFTGRYPRPIFDFVLGMDRWVLRVAAYVSLMTDEYPPFRLDMGGTEAGVEPPHPQPHPVRAGNWTAGRIVAVVSGAVLVLGAAGLLTGGGTLLWADRTQRDADGYLTASATVVASGYAVATDPVQVTGAPDVFAAVGDVRLRATTTDGRPVFVGIGRSADVAGYLAAAEYTTLGGVSGNRSGDRVHPGGAPATSPGDAGVWAAKASGDGTQSVAWPANDGEWTAVVMNADGSRGISVRAEAGATVPALGWVALGLLIAGAVFLAGGALLIGFGAHRASRRPEAPRTPEPSTVDM